TGCCGAGCCCGCGCCACCTGCACACCGCCACGCTCCTGCCGGATGGCCGGGTGCTCGTCGTCGGCGGTCAGCGCAACACCACCGTGCTGGACACCGTGGAGATCTACTCGCCCGACACGGATACCTGGACCTCCGGGGCCCCGCTCGCCTCGCCGCGCGGCGGGCACCGCGCAGTGCTGCTCCAGGACGGCCGGGTGCTCGTCGCGGGCGGCCACACGGGCGGCGGCGCGGAGCTGAACTCGGCGGAGCTCTACGACCCCACCAGCAACACCTGGGCCCCGGCGGCGAACCTCCTGGGCGCCCGCGACGAACTGACGCTGACGCTCCTGCCGTCGGGTCAGGTGCTCGCGGCTGGCGGCCTCGCGGCCTTCACGAAGCTCACGTCCGCGGAGCTCTACACGCCCGGCACCAACACCTGGACGTCCGTGGGTGCGCTCTCGCAGGCGCGCTGGATCCACTCCGCCACGCTGATGCCTTCCGGCAAGGTGCTGGTCGCGGGCGGTATCACCACGACCGACGCCTACGCCAACACGGCGGAGGTCTACGACCCCAGCCTCCGCGAGTGGACCAACGTCGAGGACCCCGCCGCGGCGGGAGGCCTGATCACCGTCGCCCTGCCCTCGGGCGAGGTCCTGCTGGCGGGGGGGCAGGAGCCCACCAACGCGCAGCTGTTTGACGACACCCGGGCCCTTCCCGCCTGGAAGCCGACGGTGACGAACCCGGCGACCCTCGTCGCCGCCTGCCCCACCGTCGTGGAGGGCCTGCGGTTCCGGGGCATCTCCGGCGGAAGCGGCGGCAACTCCGCGGACTCGCCCACGGACTTCCCCCTGGTGCGCCTGCGGGCCGCCGAGGGTGGGCGCCTCTGGACGCTCCCCAGCAGCAACACCTCGGACACCCGCGCGACGGTGACCGTGCCCGCCGACGCGCCGCTGGGCACCTACGCGCTCTCCGTCTTCGCCAACGCCATCCCCGGCGGTCGCATGGTGACGGTCGTCGCCAACCAGCCTCCGGCGGCGGCGGACCAGACGGTCACCATCGAGAAGGACACGCCGCTGGAGTTCGCCCTGTCCGGCACGGATCCGGACCCCGGCCAGGTGTTGACCTGGACGGTCGTCACCCCGCCGCAGCACGGCACGATCACCACCGGAGCGCAGGGGAACCCCGTGTACACGCCCGAGCCCGGCTTCGTGGGCACGGACAGCTTCACCTACCGCGTCCGTGACTGCGCCAACGACAGCAACGTCGCGACCGTGACCCTCGACGTGACGGAGGACGTGGTCACCCGCACCCTCACCTGCCCCGCGAACGTCGTCGCGGAGGCGACGGGTCCGGACGGCGCCGTCGTGACGTACGACCCCGCGGTCCTGGATCCGGCGGGAGGCCTCCCGGTGAGCTACACGCAGCCGTCGGGCACGCAGTTCCCGATTGGCACCACGACGGTCACCGCGACCTCCACCGGCGTCACCTGTTCGTTCCAGGTGACGGTGCAGGACACCACGGCGCCCACGCTGACCTGCCCCGAGTCCCGGAGCGCGGCCCCTGGCGAGACGGTCACGTTCGAGCCCACGGCCACGGACGCGGTGACGGCCTCTCCGGGGGTGACGTCCTCCCCCGCGTCCGGCACCGCCTTCCCGGCGGGCGCCACGACGGTCACCGTCACCGCCACGGATGACGCGGGCAACACCGCGCAGTGCACGTTCCAGGTCCGGGTCCAGGCGCAGGTCGTGGAGATCGCCGGCGGAGGCTGCGACAGCTCCGGTGGCACCACGTCCGCGCTGGCCCTCCTCGCCGCGCTCGCGGCCTGGGGGAACTCACGCCGCCGTCAGAACCCGGCCCGGGGGAACTGAGACATGCGCTCCCTCTTTTCTCGAATGGATCTCCCCTTGCGTATGAAGGCAAAGAGCTGGGCGCTGGCCGCGCTGCTGGCCACCGCCGTCACCCCCGCCGCGTTCGCGCAGACCACCACGAGCCCGCTGAGGCCGCTTGACCTGGAGCGCCTGCGCTTCACGCCAGCGGCGACGGACTCGATGCTGGTGGACACCGGCCGCGTGCTCCCCGAGGGCGGCTACCGCCTGCTCCTCATGGTCAACTACGAGCGCGGCATCCTCCTGCTCCAGGGCAGCGACGGACTGGAGCGCTCCATCCTCCACTACCGCACCGCGGGCTGGCTGGCCGGCGCGTGGTCGCCGGTGGACCGGTTGGAGTTCTCCGCGAAGCTGCCCGTCATCATCGCGCAGGGCGGCCACGGCGCGGAGCAGCTGGTGGGCGTGAGCGAGCCGGACTCGTTCGGCCTGGGCACGCCGGAGCTGGGCGTGCGCTACGAGCTGCTGCGGCGCGAGGAAGGCGCGCCGGTGTTCCTGGGCCTGGGATTGGACATCGGGATTCCGGGAGGCACGGCGGACGCGTTCGGCCGTCAGGCGGGCTGGGCCGGGTTCCAGTTCGCGCCCCGCGTGTCGGTGAGCCGTGAGCTGGGCCCCGTGGTGCTGGGCGCCAACGCGGGCATCCGGATCCGCTCGAAGGAAGTCGAGCCCGGCCGCGACGTGGGCACGGAGCTGGAGCAGGGAGTGGTGGTGGCCACGCGCGGCAAGGGCCTTCGCGCCGAAATCGCGCTGCAGGCCGCCGAGTCGCTCGTGGAGTCGGACTTCGCGCTGGAGCTGCTGGGCGGCGTGCGGCTGCCGGTGGGCGCGGGCTTCGAGGCGTTCGCGATTGGCGGGCACGGCTTCACGGACATTCCGGGCACGCCGTCGTTCCGGTTGGGCGCGGGCATCGCGTACGCGAACGAGCCCGAGCCCGTGGACCGCTGCCGCACCGGCCGCAGCCACACGCCGGAGCAGTGCCCGAACGAGGACGACGACGGCGACGGCGTGGCGAACAAGGATGACCGCTGCCCGCTGGAGTCCGGCTCCGTGGAGAACAACGGCTGCCCGGACAAGGACTCGGACGGCGACGGCGTGGTGGACCGCGAGGATCAGTGCCCGAACGAGGCCGGTCCCTCGTCCGAGCGCGGCTGCCCCGCGAAGGACTCGGATGGCGACGGCGTGCCGGACAAGGACGATGCCTGCCCGAACGAGGCCGGTCCCTCGTCCGAGCGTGGCTGCCCCGTGAAGGACACGGATGGCGACGGCGTGCCGGACAAGGACGATGCCTGCCCGAACGAGGCCGGTCCCTCGTCCGAGCGTGGCTGCCCCGTGAAGGAACAGCCCAAGCCCGAGCCGACTCCCGAGGAGAAGCCCGCGGAGGAGACGACGTCGCCGCTGGGCCACATCGTCCAGTTCCCGGTGAACCAGTCGGAGTTCCAGGAGAACGAGCAGCGGCAGCTGGATGCCATCGTGGCCTACCTGAAGGCGAACCCGAAGCTGAACGTCCGGATTGAAGGCCACACGGACAACAGCGGTCCGGAGGAGGCCAACCGCACGCTGAGCCAGCAGCGCGCGAACCGCGTGCGCGCGTACCTCATCCAGCAGGGCATCGCGGGCTCGCGGCTGGAGGCGAAGGGCTTCGGCCCCGACCGTCCGCGCGTGTCCAACGAGACGCCGGAAGGCCGCAGCGCGAACCGCCGCGTGGAGTTCGTCCCCGTCACGGGGAGCTGACTCCCGCGGGTCTCAACGTGACGCCGCTTCGTGGACATCCACGAAGCGGCGCACGGTAGGTCCCAGCACCTCGAAGGATGGCGCGGGCGTCAGGCCTCTTCGGGGTGCAGCTGTACCAGCGCGGGAAGCTCCGCCGCACGGTCGCGCAGCCGCGCCTTGGGCCGGATGGCCACCGGGACGCGAGAGGCCGCGAGCAACTCCAGATCGAACACGTTGTCGCCGAACGCCGCGTAGAGCGGCCGGTTCGTCCTCTCCCTCAGGCTGTTCACCTTGCCGGGGCCGTAGGGCACGGGCTCGAAGACGGACGTCAGCAGCCGTCCGCCCTCCTCCTTCGGCGTGCACGCCACCACGAAGTCGGGCGTGATGCCCACCTCGCGCACCGCGGCCTCCACCACCGCGCGCGGCGACGCACTGACCACGTAGCAGTCCACGCCCTGCCCCCGGGCCCACTCCACCACGCGGCGGGCCTCCGGATGGACGCGGCCGGCCACGCCCCGCCGCGCCACCACGTCGAGCGCGAAGCCGCGCAGCTCCTCCGCGTGCCAGCCGGCGAAGATCCACGCCATCATCTCGTAGGTGTCCTTCTCCGGCAGCCGCCCGGCCTCGAACGCCTTGAACAGCGCGTGCGCCAGCGTCACCGCATCCGGATGCGCTTCCACGCCATGGCGGGCCCCCAGCCGCTCCAGCGCCGCGCGGGCCTCGGGGCGCACGCCGCCATGCTCCAGCAGGGCCATGAACAGGTCATCCCCCACGTCCCCGCTCCACAGCGTGCCGTCCCCATCGAAGGCCAGCACGCCGTCCGGCGTCCGCTCCACCTCGCGACGGATGCGCTCCAGCGTCTCCTCGACCCGCTCAGTCCTCATGGCCGGCATCCTCGCTGGCCGCACCGTCCGGTGTCACCCGCGTCCGCGACGCCAGGACGCGGGCTGTTCACCATTCCAGGGAATGGATGAGTACCCTCCCGAGCATGGCACGAACGGAGAAAGAGAAGATGCTCGCGGGCGAGCTGTACGTCGCCACCGACCCGCAGCTGACGGCCGAGCGGGTCCGCGCCCGCAGGCTGCTGCGCACCTACAACCAGTCCACCGAGGACGAGCTGACGCTGCGTGAGAGCCTGCTCGCCGAGCTTCTGGGCAAGGTGGGCGCCGGAACGTGGATCGAGCCGCCCTTCCTCTGCGATTACGGCGAGCACATCCGGCTGGGCGAGCGCGTCTTCATGAACTTCCAGTGCGTCATCCTGGACTGCAACCCGGTGACGATTGGCGACGACGTGTCCTTCGGTCCGGGCGTGCAGGTGTACGCGGCCACGCATCCCCTGGACCCGGATGAACGCATCAAGGGTCCTGAGCTGGGCCGCCCCGTCACCATCGGTTCGAAGGTGTGGATTGGAGGCGGCTCCATCATCTGCCCGGGCGTCACCATCGGCGAGGGCTCCACCATTGGCGCGGGCAGCGTGGTGACGCGGGACATCCCGCCGTACGTCTTCGCCGCCGGCAATCCCTGTCGCGTCATCCGGAACCTCAGCCCACCGCCTGGTGGGTCTCGGTGACGCCCTGGTACCCGTAGAGGCCGCTGTCGTACGGGGTGATGGCGTCGTCGGCCTTCTTGGTGCAGGCCGCGGCGGTGGGGTCGAAGGCCTGGAACTGGCCCTTGTCGTCCTTGAACTCCACCCACGCATGGAGGCCCCGGTCCGTATTGCCGAAGACGACGCGCGCGTCCACGCCGGCCTGCTCGAAGCGCTGCTCGGCCTCGATGGCCATGTCCACGCAGACGCCGGACTTGGACGCGTCGAAGGTGCTGGCGTTCTTCATGGCGGCATCCCACGACTTGCCGCCCGAGTAGTCGTACTTCCAGGACGTGGCCTCCTTCGCGATGTCCTGGGCCACCTGGTCCGCGCTCTTGCCGGAGGACGGGCCCTTCGCGCCCTGAGCCTGCGCGGGAGCCGGGGCCGGAGCGGGCTGGGGCTTCTGGGCCTGGGCCCTGGACGGCTCGAAGCTGTCGCGGTTCCTGTTCTGCTGGAAGCTCTGTGCGCCGGTGGGCTTCGGGCCCTGGGCCTTCGCGCCCTCGCCCTTCAGCAGGGCCTCCTTCGTCAGGCCCAGCTCCTTCAGCAGCTTGGCGAACTCCTGGGGCTGCTTCGCGGAGTCCACCGTCTTCACCGGCTTGCCATCCGGGGTGACGACCTTCACCACGACATTCCGCGGGGCCTGCGCGGCTTCGGGGGAAGGTTTCGCGCACGGGCGCGAGGACGGACGCGAGAGGGAGGAGATCGCCATGGGACAGGGCCTCGAAGAAGCAGCGGGGATGCCTGTCCCATGAGCACGGCGTGTGCCAGCGCTCGTGCTTCATGGGGTGAACGCCAAACCCCTGTGTTTCCAGGGCACGTGGGCCTGGCCTCGTCAGCGAAGGCCCTCGCCACTGATGACAGCCGTTGGCGGAGTGATGTCCGGCGTCATCACCCCGCGGACTCGGAGGCGCCCTCGGGCTCTGGCTCCTCCGGGCCCTCCACGGTGCGCTCCAGTGTCCGAGCGAGCGCGGCCCGCGCCTCCGCGGCCCCCTCGAAGGGCTCATCGCTCCCGGCCCGCGCCGGAGGAGGCACCGTCGCATCCAGTTCGTCCGGGTGCAGGCGGAACCACTTCGCGACGAGCATCACCTCCTGGGCCTCCTGCGCGCGGAGGCCAATCGCCTCCGGCTCCGGCACGTCGAAGATGTCCCGCACGCGCGCGTCCAGCGCCGCCTGCTCCTCCGGCGTCCGGGGCGTGGGCACCTCCGCGCGGATCCGTCCCCGCCGCAGCACGTACGTGCGGTCCTCCCCGCCGTGCCCGCGCGCCGTGTAGATCAGCGACAGCCGCCGCAGCGTGCGCCCCAGCTCGACGATCCACGCCTGTACGTTCTCCAGCCGCTCCGCGCGATCCCGCAGCTCCGCCGCGTATTCGAACTGGAGCCGCCGCGCTGCCATCGCCATGCGCTCGCGCAGGATGACCAGCGGCCGGTCCGACTCGCCGTTGAGGAACGCCCGCGCCAGCGCGACCTGCGCCAGGTACTCCGCCGTCGTGCACCCGCTCGCGCACGGCGACAGACACCTCGCCGTCTGCCCGCGCATGCACCGCGGGTCCTCTTTCAGGGGGAAGAGCTGGATCTGATCCGCCAGCCGCATGGGCGTCTCGGACGGGCAGTCGCGCAGCTCCAGCAGGTCGTTCACCGCGCGCACCACGTCCGCCATGGTGTGCCGGCCGTGGAAGGGCCCGAAGTACTCCGCGCTTCCGCCGCCGCCGGGCTGGCCCACCACGCGCAGGCGGGGCACGGCCTCGCGCGTGAGCTGGAGGAAGCAGTGCGCGCGGTCGCGCTTGTGCTCCACGTTGTAGAGGGGCCGGTGGCTCTTGATCAGCCGGAACTCATGGAGCAGCGCCGCGAACTCGCTGGCTGTGTACTCCCACTCCACCTGGTGCGCCTGGGCGACGATCTCCCAGGCCTTCTCGCCCTCGTCCGCGCGGAAGTACGACAGGAGCCGCGTGCGCACGCGCACGGACTTGCCCACGTAGAGCAGCTCCCCAGCAGGACCGAAGAACCGGTACACGCCGGGCCGGTTCTCCGCGCTCGCGCGGACGTGACTCAGGAGGGTGGCGACGCGCGGGTCCATGCGGCGAAAAGGTGCACCGGGCAGCAGGACCCGGGCACCGCAGGCTAACCCGCCACGTCTCGCCGCACCGCCGTCCGCGCGCCGCCCGTCACAACCCGGCCGGAGGGCGGGCGGAGGGCCACGCGCCCGGACTTCAGCCCACGTCCTTCAGCGTCGCGGCGCTGGCCGCGGCCTCGTCCTTCAGGTCCTTGGGCGTGGCGATGGCGGCCTTCAATTCGCGGTACGTCTGCGCGTAGCCGTTGCGCAGGATGCCCTCGCGCACGCGCTCCATCAGCCGCTGGTAGTGCCGCACGTTGTGCACGGACAGGAAGCGCGAGCCCAGGTGGTGCTTGCCGCGCATCAGGTGCTGCAGGTAGCCGCGCGTGTACTTCTTGCACACGTAGCAGTCACACTCGGGGTCGAGCGGTCCGTCATCCAGCTGGTACACGGTGCGGGTGATGCGCACCAGCCCCTGGAACGTGTACGCGTAGCCCTGCTGCGCCATCTTGGTGGGGATGATGCAGTCGAACATGTCCACGCCGCGCAGCACCGCCTCCAGCAGGTCCGTGGGCGTGCCCACGCCCATCAGGTAGCGCGGCTTGTCCTGCGGCAGGGACGCGGTGGCGCGCTCGGTCATCGTGTCGCGCTCCACCTTCGTCTCGCCCACGGCCAGTCCGCCGATGGCGAACCCGTCGAAGGGCAGCTTCGTGAGGAACGCGGCGCTCTCGTCACGCAGGTGGGGATGGACTCCGCCCTGGACGATGCCGAACAGCGCCTGGCCCGTGGGCTTCGCCTCCTTCGCGGCGAGGCTGCGCACGGCCCAGCGGTGGGTGCGCTCCATGGCCTCACGGGTGCCGGCCTCGTCCGTGCGCGAGTCGATGCACACGTCCAGCACCATCATGATCTCCGAGTTGATCGCCTGCTGCATGGCGATGCTGGACTCGGGGCTGAGGAGCCGGCGGCTGTTGTCGTAGAAGCTGCGGAAGTGCGCGCCCTTCTCCGTGATGAGCCGGTCCTCCGGCAGGGAGAAGATTTGAAACCCGCCCGAGTCCGTCAGCACGGCGCCGTCCCAGCCCATGAAGGGGTGGATGCCGCCGAAGCGCTCGAACACCTCCGGGCCGGGCCGGAGCATCAGGTGGTAGGTGTTGGCGAGGAGGACCTTGGCCCCCGTCTCCTTCACCTCCTCCATGGCGAGGTGGCGGAAGCCGGCGTGGGTGGCCACCGGCATGAACATCGGCGTGGGGAAGGACCCCTTGCGGGTGTGGAGGATGCCCGTGCGGGCGCCGGTGGGGTCGGTGTTCAGGAGTTCGAAGCGGACGGCCATTGGACGGGCCTTATACCCAGCCCGCCCGTCCGGGGGCACCCGCTTCCTGGGGGACGCCCGCCTGGTCTCCTGGGGGCCGCCTCGCCCCTCCCCGCCCTCGGGAGGCCCCGGTTTCCCTACCCGGCCCCCGGGGGCGAGGGGCTGGCGGGGGGGAAACCCGGTGGGAAGGCGGCATTTCCGGGGCGGGCTGGCGGTTACATTGGGTCCTCCGGTACGCCGCCGGGCTTCGATTTACCGCGCGTCTTGGGTCGCCGCGCCATTTCCGTTACAAGCCGCCGCCATGTTCAACGTCATCAACGTCTCCAAGGCCTATGGGCCCAAGAAGCTGTTCGAGGAGGTCAACGTCGCCTTCTCGCCGGGCCGCCGCTACGGCCTGACCGGTCCGAACGGGGCCGGCAAGTCCACGTTCATGAAGATCCTCGCGGGAGACGAGGAGCAGGACACGGGCGAGATCATCCGCCCGCGCAAGCTGGGCATCCTGCGCCAGGACCACTTCCGCTATGAGAACGACCGCGTCATCGACGTGGTGTTGATGGGCAACCGCCACCTGTGGGCGGCGATGGACGAGAAGAACAAGCTGCTCGCCAAGTCGGACATCACCGAGGAGGACGGCAACCGGCTGGGTGAGCTGGAAGGCGTCATCGCGGAAGAGGACGGCTATTCGGCGGAGAGCGACGCGGCCACGCTGCTGGCCGGCCTTGGCATCGAGGAGTCCTTCCACGAAGAGCCCATGCGCCAGCTGACGGGCGGCCTGAAGCTGCGCGTGTTGCTCGCGCAGGCGCTGTTCGGCAAGCCGGAAGGGCTGCTGCTCGACGAGCCCACGAACAACCTGGATATCGATTCCATCCGCTGGCTGGAGAACTTCCTGCATGTGTACGAGGGCGTGCTGATCACCATCAGCCACGACCGGCACTTCCTGAACTCCATCTGCACGCACATCGCGGACATCGATTACGAGACCATCATCCAGTACACGGGTGGTTACGACGACATGGTCCGGCAGAAGTCGCAGCTGCGCACCCGGGTCGAGTCCGAGACGGCGGAGAAGAAGAAGAAGATCGCCCAGCTGCAGGACTTCGTGGCGCGCTTCCACGCCGGTACGCGCGCGTCGCAGGTGCAGAGCCGCATCAAGCAGATCGACAAGCTGAAGACGGAGGACCTGAAGCGCTCGAACATCGCGCGGCCGTTCATCCGGTTCGACCAGAAGGTGGTGAGCGGCCGGCAGACGCTGATGTTCGAGGGGCTGAAGAAGTCCTTCGACGGGCAGCAGGTCATCAAGCCGTTCACGGGCCTGGTCTGCAAGGGCGAGCGCATCTGCGTGATTGGCCGCAACGCCGTGGGTAAGTCCACGCTGGTGAAGATGCTGGCGGGGCAGCTGGAGCCGGACGCGGGCACCATCACCTGGGGCCACCAGGCGACGGTGGGCTACCTGCCGCAGGACCACCACGGCGTCATCCACAAGGGCACGACGTGCTTCGGCTACCTCCGGGAGATCAGCGAGAAGCTGACGAACGAGGAGATTTCCGGCGTGTTGGGCCGGATGCTCTTCTCGGGTGAGGAGCGGATGAAGGCGACGGACACGCTCTCCGGCGGTGAGACGGTGCGCGTGCTGTTGTCCAAGCTGATGATCACGCAGGACAACGTGCTGATCCTCGACGAGCCGACGAACCACCTGGACCTGGAGTCCATCGCGGCGCTGGCGGAAGGCCTGTCGAAGTTCGAGGGAACGGTCATCTGCGTGACGCACGACCAGGAGCTCATCTCCGAGGTCGCGACCCGCATCTGGAGCCTGGAGGCGGGCAAGGACGTGCTCGACTTCAACGGCCCCTACTCCGAGTTCATGGAGAAGCACGCGGACGCGGCGCTCAAGCGTCGGTAGTCCGAACCGCAATTCCAGACAGTGCGAACGCCGCCCGTTTCCGGTCCTCCGGAAGCGAGGCGGCGTTTTCGTGCGCGTGTCCATCCCTCTCCCGGGTGATGTCACTCCCTTGACCGGGTCGGCAAGACTCACGCTAAACGACCGCGCATGAATCCCGATCGGCTCGGAGGGTAGGCAGGCGCTGGGAGCGGCAGGAAAGGGGCAGGAGCTCGCGCCGTTCGGCCTTGTGTGCGCAAGAACCGGATGAAGAAGCGAGTCCTGCCTCAGGGAAGGCAACAACTACGCCTGCGATGTCCTGACCGCAGGCGGCTGATTCGCTGGGGAGAGAGGACTGGCTGCCCGCTCACCTTGCGGCGGTGCCTGGCGGTAGCGAAGGTGGCCAGTGGTCAGTCACGGACGCAAGCCGCGCGGCAACTGCTGTGCGCCACGTCCACGGTGGTGTCCGCGGTTCAGCGCTTCCAGGAATCAGGCCGAGAAGGCCTCTTGGACGGGCGTGCTCAAAGTGGGCAGCGCAAAGTGGATGAGCGATTCC
This DNA window, taken from Corallococcus coralloides DSM 2259, encodes the following:
- the tgt gene encoding tRNA guanosine(34) transglycosylase Tgt gives rise to the protein MAVRFELLNTDPTGARTGILHTRKGSFPTPMFMPVATHAGFRHLAMEEVKETGAKVLLANTYHLMLRPGPEVFERFGGIHPFMGWDGAVLTDSGGFQIFSLPEDRLITEKGAHFRSFYDNSRRLLSPESSIAMQQAINSEIMMVLDVCIDSRTDEAGTREAMERTHRWAVRSLAAKEAKPTGQALFGIVQGGVHPHLRDESAAFLTKLPFDGFAIGGLAVGETKVERDTMTERATASLPQDKPRYLMGVGTPTDLLEAVLRGVDMFDCIIPTKMAQQGYAYTFQGLVRITRTVYQLDDGPLDPECDCYVCKKYTRGYLQHLMRGKHHLGSRFLSVHNVRHYQRLMERVREGILRNGYAQTYRELKAAIATPKDLKDEAAASAATLKDVG
- a CDS encoding sugar O-acetyltransferase, whose product is MARTEKEKMLAGELYVATDPQLTAERVRARRLLRTYNQSTEDELTLRESLLAELLGKVGAGTWIEPPFLCDYGEHIRLGERVFMNFQCVILDCNPVTIGDDVSFGPGVQVYAATHPLDPDERIKGPELGRPVTIGSKVWIGGGSIICPGVTIGEGSTIGAGSVVTRDIPPYVFAAGNPCRVIRNLSPPPGGSR
- a CDS encoding HAD family hydrolase, with the protein product MRTERVEETLERIRREVERTPDGVLAFDGDGTLWSGDVGDDLFMALLEHGGVRPEARAALERLGARHGVEAHPDAVTLAHALFKAFEAGRLPEKDTYEMMAWIFAGWHAEELRGFALDVVARRGVAGRVHPEARRVVEWARGQGVDCYVVSASPRAVVEAAVREVGITPDFVVACTPKEEGGRLLTSVFEPVPYGPGKVNSLRERTNRPLYAAFGDNVFDLELLAASRVPVAIRPKARLRDRAAELPALVQLHPEEA
- a CDS encoding nuclease, producing the protein MDPRVATLLSHVRASAENRPGVYRFFGPAGELLYVGKSVRVRTRLLSYFRADEGEKAWEIVAQAHQVEWEYTASEFAALLHEFRLIKSHRPLYNVEHKRDRAHCFLQLTREAVPRLRVVGQPGGGGSAEYFGPFHGRHTMADVVRAVNDLLELRDCPSETPMRLADQIQLFPLKEDPRCMRGQTARCLSPCASGCTTAEYLAQVALARAFLNGESDRPLVILRERMAMAARRLQFEYAAELRDRAERLENVQAWIVELGRTLRRLSLIYTARGHGGEDRTYVLRRGRIRAEVPTPRTPEEQAALDARVRDIFDVPEPEAIGLRAQEAQEVMLVAKWFRLHPDELDATVPPPARAGSDEPFEGAAEARAALARTLERTVEGPEEPEPEGASESAG
- a CDS encoding OmpA family protein, translated to MKAKSWALAALLATAVTPAAFAQTTTSPLRPLDLERLRFTPAATDSMLVDTGRVLPEGGYRLLLMVNYERGILLLQGSDGLERSILHYRTAGWLAGAWSPVDRLEFSAKLPVIIAQGGHGAEQLVGVSEPDSFGLGTPELGVRYELLRREEGAPVFLGLGLDIGIPGGTADAFGRQAGWAGFQFAPRVSVSRELGPVVLGANAGIRIRSKEVEPGRDVGTELEQGVVVATRGKGLRAEIALQAAESLVESDFALELLGGVRLPVGAGFEAFAIGGHGFTDIPGTPSFRLGAGIAYANEPEPVDRCRTGRSHTPEQCPNEDDDGDGVANKDDRCPLESGSVENNGCPDKDSDGDGVVDREDQCPNEAGPSSERGCPAKDSDGDGVPDKDDACPNEAGPSSERGCPVKDTDGDGVPDKDDACPNEAGPSSERGCPVKEQPKPEPTPEEKPAEETTSPLGHIVQFPVNQSEFQENEQRQLDAIVAYLKANPKLNVRIEGHTDNSGPEEANRTLSQQRANRVRAYLIQQGIAGSRLEAKGFGPDRPRVSNETPEGRSANRRVEFVPVTGS
- a CDS encoding ABC-F family ATP-binding cassette domain-containing protein; translated protein: MFNVINVSKAYGPKKLFEEVNVAFSPGRRYGLTGPNGAGKSTFMKILAGDEEQDTGEIIRPRKLGILRQDHFRYENDRVIDVVLMGNRHLWAAMDEKNKLLAKSDITEEDGNRLGELEGVIAEEDGYSAESDAATLLAGLGIEESFHEEPMRQLTGGLKLRVLLAQALFGKPEGLLLDEPTNNLDIDSIRWLENFLHVYEGVLITISHDRHFLNSICTHIADIDYETIIQYTGGYDDMVRQKSQLRTRVESETAEKKKKIAQLQDFVARFHAGTRASQVQSRIKQIDKLKTEDLKRSNIARPFIRFDQKVVSGRQTLMFEGLKKSFDGQQVIKPFTGLVCKGERICVIGRNAVGKSTLVKMLAGQLEPDAGTITWGHQATVGYLPQDHHGVIHKGTTCFGYLREISEKLTNEEISGVLGRMLFSGEERMKATDTLSGGETVRVLLSKLMITQDNVLILDEPTNHLDLESIAALAEGLSKFEGTVICVTHDQELISEVATRIWSLEAGKDVLDFNGPYSEFMEKHADAALKRR
- a CDS encoding transglutaminase-like domain-containing protein → MAISSLSRPSSRPCAKPSPEAAQAPRNVVVKVVTPDGKPVKTVDSAKQPQEFAKLLKELGLTKEALLKGEGAKAQGPKPTGAQSFQQNRNRDSFEPSRAQAQKPQPAPAPAPAQAQGAKGPSSGKSADQVAQDIAKEATSWKYDYSGGKSWDAAMKNASTFDASKSGVCVDMAIEAEQRFEQAGVDARVVFGNTDRGLHAWVEFKDDKGQFQAFDPTAAACTKKADDAITPYDSGLYGYQGVTETHQAVG
- a CDS encoding kelch repeat-containing protein encodes the protein MRSQRAVWSRLLLFAASLGLLSCGGNERPAASAGIRTKHARLATAPAWYDTASMATARAQHAAVLLPDGRLLVVNGVNDNPGFVGAAETYDPATNTWSSAGPTSLTGNITLAVLLPTGRVLVLTDGSQGGRLYDPATNAWSATGNMSSTRSIPTATLLATGQVLIAGGTGGGGVRLTTAELYDPATNTFLPTGAMLQGRNAHLATRLRDGRVLAVSGFSGSGEVAGADIYAPATGTWSAAAPPLVPRHYATSTLLPNGRVLVAGGFTTGGVTPQSELYDPVANTWTATGSLAFPRSGHMATLLPDGRVLVTGGSPSNGAAAQIESEIYDPATGTWTSAGTMNVARENHTATLLPTGKVFVAGGYSRTPGTTFYAETEVYDPARSQWSPAGAMGTPRTDPAVALLPSGQVLVAGGREVGASSTAVEVYDRASNSWSAAPALAERRERATATVLRSGQVLVAGGRDGNDSTESAQRFDPATNTWLATAALPSPRHLHTATLLPDGRVLVVGGQRNTTVLDTVEIYSPDTDTWTSGAPLASPRGGHRAVLLQDGRVLVAGGHTGGGAELNSAELYDPTSNTWAPAANLLGARDELTLTLLPSGQVLAAGGLAAFTKLTSAELYTPGTNTWTSVGALSQARWIHSATLMPSGKVLVAGGITTTDAYANTAEVYDPSLREWTNVEDPAAAGGLITVALPSGEVLLAGGQEPTNAQLFDDTRALPAWKPTVTNPATLVAACPTVVEGLRFRGISGGSGGNSADSPTDFPLVRLRAAEGGRLWTLPSSNTSDTRATVTVPADAPLGTYALSVFANAIPGGRMVTVVANQPPAAADQTVTIEKDTPLEFALSGTDPDPGQVLTWTVVTPPQHGTITTGAQGNPVYTPEPGFVGTDSFTYRVRDCANDSNVATVTLDVTEDVVTRTLTCPANVVAEATGPDGAVVTYDPAVLDPAGGLPVSYTQPSGTQFPIGTTTVTATSTGVTCSFQVTVQDTTAPTLTCPESRSAAPGETVTFEPTATDAVTASPGVTSSPASGTAFPAGATTVTVTATDDAGNTAQCTFQVRVQAQVVEIAGGGCDSSGGTTSALALLAALAAWGNSRRRQNPARGN